The Arachis hypogaea cultivar Tifrunner chromosome 19, arahy.Tifrunner.gnm2.J5K5, whole genome shotgun sequence genome has a window encoding:
- the LOC112779046 gene encoding uncharacterized protein: MAILQSQNEAIAAKRKMAKQKEKARRSRPKQHNKVMWEELSYIAGLCQVPFCFMGDFNEVLQLEERKGAVSLPASAEDFKEWVQDLQLVDLPLSDRKFTWFREDSRLCVGPRPFRSLDSWFTHDGFLKLVKDEWRHLGDDIFTNKLKALTVPLRRWHKDKFGDMDSRIKKFEEEIKKIDDLVGAGSYDGTMEARRKALVTCCAKWYVRKEIHWKQMSRSQHARDMDKNTRYFHNLASARRRNNRIDSLVINGRLVRNKARIKTAILV, encoded by the exons ATGGCGATTCTACAGAGTCAAAATGAAGCCATCGCAGCAAAAAGAAAGATGGCAAAACAAAAGGAGAAAGCTAGGAGGAGTAGGCCCAAACAACATAACAAG GTGATGTGGGAGGAGTTAAGTTACATTGCGGGTCTATGTCAGGTTCCGTTTTGCTTCATGGGAGACTTTAACGAGGTACTACAGTTGGAAGAAAGAAAAGGCGCTGTTAGTTTACCGGCATCTGCGGAGGATTTCAAGGAATGGGTACAGGACTTACAGTTAGTAGATTTACCGTTATCTGATCGGAAGTTCACATGGTTTAGAG AAGATTCTAGACTTTGTGTGGGTCCGAGACCTTTTCGCAGCTTGGATTCTTGGTTTACGCATGACGGGTTTCTGAAGTTGGTAAAGGATGAGTGGAGGCACTTGGGAGATGATATATTCACCAACAAGCTTAAGGCGTTGACAGTACCACTGAGAAGATGGCATAAGGATAAGTTTGGAGACATGGACAGCAGGATAAagaagtttgaggaagagattAAGAAAATTGATGATTTGGTTGGTGCTGGTAGCTATGATGGAACAATGGAGGCTAGACGAAAGGCTCTGGTGACTTGCTGTGCGAAGTGGTATGTCAGAAAGGAGATTCATTGGAAGCAAATGTCCCGCTCCCAACATGCTCGAGATATGGACAAGAACACTAGGTACTTCCATAACTTGGCATCGGCAAGAAGGAGGAATAACAGAATTGATTCTCTAGTGATTAATGGAAGGCTAGTGCGAAATAAGGCTAGAATAAAGACTGCGATTCTGGTCTGA